The following are encoded in a window of Penaeus monodon isolate SGIC_2016 chromosome 9, NSTDA_Pmon_1, whole genome shotgun sequence genomic DNA:
- the LOC119576988 gene encoding uncharacterized protein LOC119576988, giving the protein MNISANCSVEATIWRWRACALSVELTACVLGAIGCAISFCCLRACDKIHLAMKIQMSLIFMVSFVVCLVAMPGHVITDYWTIICWQRNEGTVLAFVIFYSVSVNIVRNYYTLLAIYRFLAVCFPIWYQQLSRWTVVTGVVVFVTVCVVLSWSTLFIIQDYISVDLTNPSSYYMGRILFCLLLVIPFTATVIAYFAMVLSILYKRFFMTQPQGVHRPDQIAKSVSILIFTNLLLDVPHLTVHLTYASSRDVSFILVHMIYRLRFVFDPFLFVWLNMRYRQKVLRYVYSKLQHRELADIKVSDTRSVPTPSASTNP; this is encoded by the exons ATGAACATCTCTGCCAACTGTTCTGTCGAGGCTACTATATGGCGATGGCGAGCGTGTGCTCTAAGCGTCGAGTTGACTGCCTGTGTCCTCGGTGCTATTG GATGTGCCATTAGCTTTTGCTGTCTGAGGGCATGCGACAAGATTCATCTGGCCATGAAGATTCAGATGTCTCTTATTTTCATGGTGAGCTTCGTCGTCTGCCTTGTAGCCATGCCAGGACACGTCATCACAGACTACTGGACGATCATTTGTTGGCAAAGAAATGAAGGGACCGTATTAGCTTTTGTGATATTCTACTCTGTATCGGTCAACATTGTGCGAAATTACTATACTCTGCTCGCGATCTACAG GTTCTTGGCTGTGTGTTTTCCCATCTGGTATCAGCAGTTGTCCCGATGGACAGTAGTTACAGGAGTCGTCGTTTTCGTCACTGTGTGCGTAGTGCTTTCGTGGTCAACTTTATTCATAATACAG GACTACATCAGCGTTGACCTGACCAACCCTAGCAGCTACTACATGGGCCgaattctgttttgtttgttactCGTAATCCCGTTTACTGCAACGGTGATAGCTTACTTCGCCATGGTTTTGTCT ATTCTCTACAAGAGGTTCTTTATGACACAGCCACAAGGAGTTCACAGGCCAGACCAAATCGCGAAGTCTGTCAGCATACTTATCTTCACGAACCTGCTCTTGGACGTCCCTCATCTCACTGTGCATCTCACATACGCTAGTTCAAGGGACGTTTCCTTCATCTTAGTCCACATGATATACCGTCTTCGCTTTGTTTTCGACCCTTTTCTCTTCGTGTGGCTCAACATGCGTTACCGCCAGAAGGTGCTGCGTTATGTGTACTCAAAGCTTCAGCACAGGGAGCTGGCTGATATCAAAGTTTCTGACACGCGTTCTGTTCCTACGCCCAGTGCCTCAACAAACCCGTAA